atctccgcacactagaCCAGAAACGCCCACTTCTATACTCCTCAATGTCTTACTGATCTAACAGCTCCTCTTCTTCAAAGTCCTCCtcttgaggatcttcttctaattcttcctCCAGAGCCTCTTCAGGGTCctcctctggatcctcctcaagatcttcctcaggatcctcctctgGATCTTCCTCAAGATCCTCCTCATCCTCTTCGCTATACTCTATCTCTGGCGAGTGTGTTCTACCTCTGATTCCAAAAGAACTACCAATCTCTAATACAGACATATAGTCATTCTGATAGATTTCTGGCGACCTCCTAATATCTGCGTGGAATATATTATGATGGACTTCAGATGGTCCACCTACTTTGTTGtgaaacccattttgaaatataagaggcgcttcctcccgttcttctgCAGCATGTAactgagctccgttctgcccagacatgctgaaaagaaagaATTTCAAGCGTAAGAGACAATCTGAGATCATTTCCACGCAATACACCAATATCACCTTATAAAATGatgtaaacatttaacattcgATCCCGCCGCACGTAGTTCACAAGCATATAATCACTTAACATTCCTTGCGCAATTATCAAACACTTAGCTTCCTTAACCGTTCGTATACGCAGATATTAATTACTTAATAGCTTAATAACTTGGTTCGCGCGCATTCTATAACATACCACTAATGCACACATCAAAACAATGCAagcaactaaggtccgactctcttgctgcagtagttcctaggtttacttactgacagagtatcccaagtc
This region of Mercurialis annua linkage group LG1-X, ddMerAnnu1.2, whole genome shotgun sequence genomic DNA includes:
- the LOC126666369 gene encoding protein SHORT ROOT IN SALT MEDIUM 1-like, translating into MNYAYEATTIMSGQNGAQLHAAEEREEAPLIFQNGFHNKVGGPSEVHHNIFHADIRRSPEIYQNDYMSVLEIGSSFGIRGRTHSPEIEYSEEDEEDLEEDPEEDPEEDLEEDPEEDPEEALEEELEEDPQEEDFEEEELLDQ